The Methylomicrobium lacus LW14 genome window below encodes:
- a CDS encoding c-type cytochrome has protein sequence MMEWVRRYWRFLLLWTLGLLAGGIALALMGAYSGILNIAASAGHPAWLESFLQLGKERSVKFNSRAIAPPALEPAELVPLGAAHFQGTCAICHGSPLQPVNPIFGHMLPHPPDLQRHATHWTREQLFWIARHGLQLTGMPAWSGQNRDDEVWAVVAFLEALPSMTEADYRRYASGHSKTQDYADAQLVSAGRPRFDLTACSRCHDTADAPPTSPYIPRIGGQEEAYLKRALHDFQDDMRQSGFMEPVAGDLDDEHIERLASYYAAQRPAFRQPARPSSADESELGRQLAEQGDRTRKIPACNACHGRKGREDYPRLAGQSAQYIGQQLHIWRQGGRDKTPHGAMMAVVAKRMTEQQVAAAASFFANQPPWTERSPRP, from the coding sequence ATGATGGAATGGGTCAGAAGGTATTGGCGTTTCCTTCTGCTTTGGACGCTCGGTCTTTTGGCCGGAGGCATCGCCCTCGCTTTGATGGGCGCCTATTCCGGCATTTTAAACATAGCGGCGAGCGCGGGCCATCCCGCCTGGCTTGAGTCGTTTCTGCAGTTGGGCAAGGAGCGCTCGGTTAAATTCAACAGCAGAGCGATCGCCCCCCCGGCGCTGGAGCCAGCCGAACTGGTGCCGCTGGGCGCGGCGCATTTTCAAGGGACCTGCGCGATTTGCCATGGCTCGCCGCTGCAACCGGTCAATCCGATTTTTGGGCACATGCTGCCGCATCCTCCCGATCTTCAGCGGCATGCCACGCACTGGACGCGCGAGCAACTGTTCTGGATTGCGCGTCATGGCCTTCAATTGACCGGCATGCCGGCGTGGAGCGGTCAGAACCGCGACGATGAAGTCTGGGCTGTCGTGGCCTTCCTGGAAGCCTTGCCGTCAATGACCGAGGCCGACTACCGCCGCTATGCAAGCGGCCATAGCAAGACGCAAGACTATGCCGACGCGCAGCTCGTCAGCGCCGGACGGCCCCGATTTGACCTGACCGCTTGCAGCCGTTGCCACGACACGGCCGATGCCCCGCCGACAAGCCCTTATATACCGCGCATTGGAGGTCAGGAGGAGGCTTATCTGAAAAGGGCGCTGCACGACTTTCAGGACGACATGAGGCAAAGCGGCTTTATGGAACCCGTAGCAGGCGATCTCGATGATGAACACATTGAGCGTTTGGCTTCCTATTACGCCGCTCAGAGACCGGCTTTTCGCCAACCCGCGCGGCCCTCCTCGGCCGATGAGAGCGAGTTAGGCCGTCAACTGGCCGAACAGGGCGACCGCACGCGCAAAATTCCGGCCTGCAACGCGTGCCATGGCCGGAAGGGGCGCGAGGACTATCCTCGTCTGGCCGGGCAGTCAGCACAGTATATCGGGCAGCAATTGCACATCTGGCGGCAAGGCGGCCGTGACAAGACGCCGCACGGCGCGATGATGGCCGTCGTTGCGAAGCGGATGACCGAGCAGCAGGTCGCGGCCGCGGCTTCGTTCTTCGCGAATCAGCCGCCATGGACAGAACGGTCTCCGCGTCCATGA
- a CDS encoding DUF1348 family protein produces MTTVHQPRPPFPPFNRETAAQKVRMAEDAWNNRDPERVALAYTVDSQWRNRAEFPAGREQIIEFLTRKWQTEREYRLIKELWAFDGNRIAVRFAYEWHNQNSDWFRSYGNENWEFDENGLMHRRYASINDLPIQESERKFHWPQGRRPDDHPGLSDLGL; encoded by the coding sequence ATGACTACAGTCCATCAACCGCGTCCACCATTTCCCCCGTTCAACCGCGAAACCGCCGCGCAAAAAGTTCGCATGGCGGAAGACGCCTGGAACAACCGCGATCCTGAACGCGTCGCCCTGGCCTATACCGTAGACAGCCAGTGGCGCAACCGCGCCGAATTCCCGGCCGGCCGCGAGCAGATCATCGAGTTTCTGACGCGCAAATGGCAGACCGAGCGGGAATACCGCTTGATCAAGGAATTATGGGCGTTTGACGGCAACCGGATCGCGGTCCGCTTTGCCTATGAATGGCATAACCAGAACAGCGACTGGTTCCGCTCCTACGGCAACGAGAACTGGGAGTTCGACGAAAACGGCCTGATGCACCGCCGCTACGCCAGCATCAACGACTTGCCGATTCAGGAATCCGAACGCAAGTTTCATTGGCCTCAGGGCCGCCGCCCCGACGATCATCCGGGACTGAGCGACCTCGGGCTTTAG
- a CDS encoding NAD(P)/FAD-dependent oxidoreductase, producing the protein MSNYRYLIIGGGMTAYAAISGIRAVDSDGSIGLISAESHAPYKRPPLSKGLWQGKPIEKIWYPLDELKVTLHLGHYVQTLAPADKTVIDDQGDSYHYEKLLIATGGDPVKLPFGGDEIIYFRDLDDYQKLRALSEQKQRFAVIGGGFIGSEIAAALAMNGKQVVMLFPEEGIGAALFPHGLNQFLNGYYRAKGVEVLPRQKVTGLARKQGRLFLDAHGADGAESRIEADAVVAGIGIKPNVRLLEQAGLAVDNGIVVDELLRTENLDIFAAGDVASFYNPSLAIRMRAEHEDNALTMGKCAGRNMTGDAQPYHHLPYFYSDLFELGYEAVGKTDSRLETMEDWVEPYKKGVIYYLQNNRVRGVLLWNVWERVDAARALIAEPGPFTPADLKGRLLS; encoded by the coding sequence ATGTCAAACTATCGATATCTTATCATTGGTGGCGGCATGACGGCATACGCCGCGATCAGTGGCATTCGAGCCGTCGATTCGGATGGCTCCATAGGCCTGATCAGCGCGGAATCCCATGCCCCCTATAAACGCCCGCCTCTTTCCAAAGGCTTATGGCAGGGAAAGCCGATCGAAAAAATCTGGTATCCGCTAGACGAGCTGAAGGTAACCTTGCATTTGGGACACTACGTGCAAACCCTGGCACCCGCGGATAAAACTGTCATCGATGATCAGGGAGACAGCTACCACTATGAGAAACTGCTCATTGCGACCGGCGGAGATCCCGTAAAACTTCCATTCGGCGGTGATGAGATCATTTATTTCCGCGACCTGGATGATTATCAGAAACTTCGTGCCCTGAGCGAACAAAAGCAGCGTTTTGCCGTGATCGGCGGCGGCTTCATTGGTTCGGAAATCGCCGCGGCGCTGGCCATGAACGGCAAACAAGTGGTGATGCTCTTTCCCGAAGAAGGGATAGGCGCGGCCCTGTTTCCACACGGACTGAATCAGTTCCTGAACGGCTATTACCGCGCCAAGGGGGTCGAAGTCTTGCCCCGCCAAAAGGTCACTGGGCTGGCTCGCAAACAGGGCCGCTTATTCCTGGATGCCCACGGTGCCGATGGGGCTGAAAGCCGCATCGAAGCGGATGCGGTGGTGGCCGGGATCGGTATTAAGCCCAATGTCCGCTTGCTCGAACAGGCTGGATTGGCTGTCGATAACGGCATCGTCGTGGACGAGCTGTTACGTACGGAAAACCTGGATATTTTCGCGGCCGGCGATGTCGCCAGCTTCTACAACCCCAGTTTAGCTATCCGCATGCGGGCGGAACACGAGGACAATGCCCTGACCATGGGCAAATGCGCCGGCCGGAACATGACCGGTGACGCGCAGCCTTATCATCATCTGCCTTATTTTTACTCCGATCTATTTGAACTGGGCTATGAAGCCGTCGGCAAGACCGATTCCCGCTTGGAAACGATGGAAGATTGGGTCGAGCCTTATAAAAAAGGCGTGATCTATTATCTGCAGAATAATCGGGTGCGGGGCGTGTTGTTATGGAACGTTTGGGAACGCGTGGACGCGGCTCGCGCGCTGATCGCCGAACCGGGACCGTTCACCCCTGCAGATCTGAAGGGAAGATTGTTGTCTTGA
- a CDS encoding energy transducer TonB, with protein sequence MHFFNFREGGTRAPDFAYPGGTSTHPFSSWQALLHALRLEKRPGYLLGEIVLTVLLLHLLVLLWLFAPSEPIAQAKPLMMEVSLVAAPKQETHVAPPAPPKPPEPPKPKPKKKPVAKKKPDVRKPPKPVSKDAVALPKAAETQAAEPETTPSPPAPPSPPAKTTAPPAETFTEANFRANYGFNPKPEYPRLARNRHWEGKVLLKVQVSAEGLSESVAVHRSSGHDILDESAVAAVEKWKFIPAMRGSTAVASSVIVPIIFTLNN encoded by the coding sequence ATGCATTTTTTCAATTTCCGGGAGGGAGGGACGCGCGCGCCGGATTTCGCTTATCCGGGCGGCACGTCAACCCATCCGTTTTCTTCATGGCAGGCGCTGCTCCATGCGCTGCGCCTTGAAAAACGGCCCGGCTATCTGCTGGGCGAGATCGTCCTGACCGTTTTGCTGCTGCATCTATTGGTGCTGCTCTGGTTGTTTGCGCCGTCCGAGCCGATCGCCCAGGCCAAACCGCTGATGATGGAAGTATCGCTCGTCGCCGCGCCGAAACAGGAAACCCATGTCGCCCCGCCGGCGCCGCCGAAACCGCCCGAGCCTCCCAAACCGAAGCCAAAGAAAAAACCCGTCGCCAAGAAGAAGCCGGACGTGCGCAAGCCGCCCAAACCCGTGTCGAAAGATGCGGTGGCCTTGCCTAAAGCCGCGGAAACCCAGGCCGCAGAGCCGGAGACCACGCCGTCACCGCCCGCGCCGCCGTCCCCACCGGCCAAAACCACAGCGCCGCCTGCGGAAACCTTTACCGAAGCAAATTTCCGCGCCAATTACGGCTTCAACCCCAAGCCCGAGTATCCGCGCCTGGCGCGCAACCGGCACTGGGAAGGTAAGGTCTTGCTGAAGGTGCAGGTCTCCGCCGAAGGCCTCAGCGAAAGCGTCGCGGTCCATCGCAGCAGCGGCCATGACATCCTCGACGAATCGGCGGTCGCCGCGGTCGAAAAATGGAAATTCATTCCGGCGATGCGCGGCAGCACCGCGGTCGCCAGTTCGGTGATCGTACCGATTATTTTCACCTTAAACAATTGA
- a CDS encoding efflux transporter outer membrane subunit encodes MNRILTLCLLGFIAGCTVGPDYVPPEAPTPAQWSENQSAPGNLENSHIWWKTFEDPVLDRLIDEAITANLDLKQAFQRIRIARTQRTQAVAAGLPTLSGQSTVSRRLNSITSSSGTTGTAGGAFGIGNRLINIFQSGFDAQWELDLFGGIRRTVEAAEATVEAETENRRALQVSLLGEVASQYITLRANQQLLAVVDDNLITQRDTWHLTQERQKAGLASSLDVAQAEAQADATAAERPLYENQIKLAMHALSVLLDRTPGELAARLRQASAIPLPSTPVAADLPSELLRRRPDIRSAERQLAAANAEIGAAVAAQYPRINLAAFIGLQNTDITDFTMLGKSWSMASTLAFPIFNWGSIKANIEGKTARHQELLYAYRAAVLNAFKEVEDALASLEQERQRHEQLKQAESADRLALALAQERYRNGLTAFLDVLIAQRALLVRRLALIDSQAKLAGQRVALYKSLGGGWQVKESSLGPKGG; translated from the coding sequence ATGAACAGAATCCTGACGCTTTGCCTCTTGGGGTTCATCGCCGGTTGTACGGTCGGCCCCGATTATGTCCCTCCCGAGGCGCCAACGCCCGCCCAATGGAGCGAAAACCAATCTGCGCCAGGCAATCTTGAAAATTCTCATATCTGGTGGAAAACCTTCGAAGATCCGGTTTTGGACCGCTTAATTGACGAAGCGATCACGGCCAATCTGGACCTGAAACAGGCATTCCAGCGCATCCGCATCGCCCGCACGCAAAGGACGCAGGCCGTCGCCGCGGGACTGCCGACGCTCTCCGGCCAAAGCACCGTCTCGCGGCGTCTGAATAGCATCACCTCGTCCTCCGGCACGACGGGTACGGCCGGCGGCGCCTTCGGCATCGGCAACCGGCTGATCAATATCTTCCAGTCGGGTTTCGATGCGCAGTGGGAGCTCGATTTATTCGGCGGTATCCGGCGGACCGTCGAAGCGGCGGAAGCGACTGTCGAAGCCGAAACCGAAAACCGCAGAGCTTTGCAGGTCAGTCTGCTCGGCGAAGTGGCCAGTCAATACATTACCCTGCGCGCCAATCAGCAGCTGCTTGCCGTCGTCGATGATAACCTGATCACGCAGCGCGATACCTGGCATCTGACCCAGGAAAGGCAAAAAGCCGGGCTTGCCTCCTCCCTGGACGTCGCGCAAGCCGAGGCGCAGGCCGATGCGACCGCGGCGGAACGGCCGCTCTATGAAAACCAGATCAAACTGGCCATGCACGCCTTGAGCGTATTGTTGGACAGAACGCCGGGCGAATTGGCCGCACGCCTGCGGCAAGCCTCAGCCATCCCGCTTCCGTCAACGCCGGTCGCCGCCGACCTACCGTCGGAATTGTTACGCCGCCGACCCGACATCCGCAGCGCCGAAAGACAGCTTGCGGCCGCGAATGCGGAGATCGGCGCCGCGGTCGCCGCGCAGTATCCGCGCATCAATCTTGCCGCTTTCATCGGCCTCCAAAATACCGACATCACCGATTTCACGATGCTCGGCAAATCCTGGTCGATGGCGTCGACCCTCGCGTTTCCGATTTTCAACTGGGGCAGCATCAAAGCCAATATCGAAGGTAAAACAGCCCGCCATCAGGAATTGTTGTACGCCTATCGGGCGGCTGTGCTGAATGCGTTCAAGGAAGTCGAAGATGCGCTGGCGTCTCTCGAACAGGAGCGGCAGCGCCATGAACAATTGAAGCAAGCCGAGTCGGCGGACCGGCTGGCGCTCGCGCTGGCACAGGAACGCTACCGCAACGGCTTGACCGCTTTTTTGGACGTGCTGATCGCCCAACGCGCACTGCTTGTTAGACGGTTGGCTTTAATCGATAGTCAAGCCAAGCTCGCCGGACAAAGAGTGGCCCTCTACAAATCATTGGGCGGCGGCTGGCAGGTCAAGGAGTCTTCCTTGGGTCCGAAAGGCGGTTAA
- a CDS encoding MotA/TolQ/ExbB proton channel family protein — MPFHIPPTVIVDGTLYALLAFSIATWSLIVFKTWQFARNGIDNRRFASAFWDAPDISSAESLPLFTARGPQARIAQHGFGWLNEMHATSGQAIKFHGSPEELLGQTLRVQTQEEQRTLESGLTLLASIGSTAPFVGLFGTVLGIMHALHEISQSGSASLDVVAGPIGDALIATAVGIAVAVPAVLAYNFFLRRVKNHRLELDHFAGSFLHLVFNTDNKQG, encoded by the coding sequence GTGCCATTCCACATCCCCCCTACCGTGATCGTCGACGGAACCCTCTACGCCTTGCTGGCTTTTTCTATCGCCACCTGGTCGCTGATCGTATTCAAAACCTGGCAGTTCGCCCGCAACGGCATCGATAACCGACGCTTCGCCAGCGCATTTTGGGATGCGCCCGATATCAGTAGCGCCGAATCCCTGCCCCTATTCACCGCACGCGGCCCCCAGGCACGGATCGCCCAACACGGTTTCGGCTGGCTGAACGAAATGCACGCCACCTCCGGCCAGGCCATTAAATTCCACGGCTCGCCGGAAGAATTACTCGGCCAGACGCTGAGAGTACAGACCCAGGAAGAACAGCGCACGCTGGAAAGCGGCCTCACCCTGCTCGCCAGCATCGGCAGCACCGCACCTTTCGTCGGCCTGTTCGGCACCGTGCTCGGCATCATGCATGCATTGCATGAAATCAGCCAAAGCGGCTCGGCCAGCCTCGACGTGGTGGCCGGCCCCATCGGCGATGCCTTGATCGCAACCGCGGTCGGCATTGCGGTCGCAGTGCCGGCGGTGCTCGCATATAACTTTTTCCTGCGCCGCGTCAAAAATCACCGCCTGGAACTGGACCATTTCGCCGGCAGCTTTCTGCATCTGGTATTCAACACCGACAACAAACAAGGATAA
- a CDS encoding cytochrome c oxidase subunit II, with the protein MKIISHGFLRLYLVIALTAMVGCEGEQSAFAGLGPVSSRITLLMWVMFIAAALITAFICLLIFISIAGPSRWRQKLSSEQGVVLGGIVFPVVTLSTLLIYGFMVLREGENLVHAENPVRISVVGERWWWRVIYLHDDGQTTESANEVHIPTGRTIELELSTADVIHSFWLPAYAGKVDMVPGRINKLHLIADKPGVVRGQCAEYCGGAHALMAFYAVAMLPADYDAWLAKERSGAKPASEKEGERLFFASGCGGCHSVRGSRANGEIGPDLTHVGGRLSLGAGILPNEPKSFAQWISRHQTLKPENLMPPFDFFSESELQALSAYLNALE; encoded by the coding sequence ATGAAAATAATCAGCCATGGCTTTTTGAGACTGTATTTAGTCATCGCGCTAACCGCGATGGTGGGTTGCGAAGGCGAGCAATCGGCATTCGCCGGCCTCGGTCCGGTTTCGTCGCGAATTACGCTGCTGATGTGGGTCATGTTCATTGCCGCAGCGTTGATAACGGCTTTCATATGCCTGCTGATTTTTATTTCAATAGCCGGCCCCAGCCGTTGGCGGCAGAAGTTGAGCAGTGAACAAGGCGTGGTTCTCGGGGGGATCGTTTTCCCGGTAGTGACCTTGAGCACTCTGCTGATTTACGGCTTTATGGTGTTGCGGGAGGGCGAAAATCTGGTTCACGCAGAAAATCCTGTGCGTATCTCTGTCGTTGGAGAGCGTTGGTGGTGGCGGGTGATATATCTCCACGACGACGGACAGACGACGGAAAGTGCCAATGAAGTGCATATCCCGACAGGACGCACTATCGAACTCGAGCTATCGACAGCGGACGTGATTCACAGTTTCTGGCTGCCGGCGTATGCCGGCAAGGTCGATATGGTTCCCGGCCGCATCAACAAGTTGCATTTAATTGCCGATAAACCCGGCGTCGTGCGCGGACAATGCGCGGAATATTGCGGCGGCGCCCACGCGCTGATGGCTTTTTATGCCGTGGCGATGCTTCCCGCCGATTATGACGCCTGGCTTGCGAAAGAAAGGTCGGGTGCGAAACCGGCTTCTGAAAAAGAGGGCGAAAGGCTTTTTTTCGCCAGCGGATGCGGGGGCTGCCATAGCGTTCGCGGCAGCCGGGCCAACGGAGAGATAGGACCGGATTTGACACATGTCGGCGGCAGGCTATCGCTCGGCGCCGGCATCCTGCCCAACGAACCGAAAAGCTTTGCCCAATGGATCAGCCGTCACCAGACGCTTAAACCCGAAAATTTGATGCCGCCTTTCGATTTCTTTTCCGAAAGCGAGCTTCAGGCCTTGTCGGCTTACTTGAACGCCTTGGAATAA
- a CDS encoding ExbD/TolR family protein yields the protein MAFNTQSEDQDAVSEINVTPLVDVMLVLVIILLVTAPLLTQSVKVNLPKTAETTPDVKDQPLQLGIDAQGLVTLNKNPLADLPALEAALAEELKNNPETAVHLYADQGVIYSKVAEVMAAAQHAGITKLAFVTVEQ from the coding sequence ATGGCCTTCAATACTCAATCGGAAGATCAGGACGCGGTCAGCGAAATCAACGTCACGCCGCTGGTCGACGTGATGCTGGTGCTGGTGATCATTTTATTGGTCACCGCGCCGCTCTTAACGCAATCGGTCAAGGTCAACCTGCCGAAAACGGCGGAGACGACGCCGGACGTCAAAGACCAGCCGCTGCAGCTCGGCATCGACGCGCAAGGCCTGGTCACGCTGAACAAAAACCCACTCGCCGACCTGCCGGCGCTGGAAGCCGCGTTGGCCGAAGAACTCAAAAACAATCCGGAAACAGCGGTGCATCTGTACGCCGACCAGGGCGTCATCTACTCGAAAGTCGCGGAAGTGATGGCCGCCGCGCAACATGCAGGCATCACCAAACTGGCGTTTGTGACGGTGGAACAATAA
- a CDS encoding cytochrome c oxidase assembly protein: MLAALAFLPLYHDEIRGQQSCRMITHIALMTIAAPVLAGWLRKQARSATELASMTSLPAATALQAALFIAWHSPPGLAMAGHGGDSIIMQATLFFSALWFWLTVFNQDGRHSWRAVVALLLTAKLFCLIAVLLTFAPRVLYVSGAMAPNPAMASDLADQQLAGLLMITACPLTYVLAAIVLIYRWFQSLCDSRSDVAQSALVSENVS; encoded by the coding sequence GTGTTGGCGGCATTGGCATTTTTGCCGCTTTACCACGACGAAATCCGCGGCCAACAATCATGCAGGATGATTACCCATATCGCGCTGATGACAATCGCAGCGCCCGTGCTGGCCGGCTGGCTTCGCAAACAGGCCCGTTCTGCTACTGAACTTGCCAGTATGACTTCGCTGCCGGCGGCTACCGCGCTGCAAGCCGCTTTGTTTATTGCATGGCACTCACCGCCCGGCCTGGCGATGGCTGGGCACGGGGGCGATAGCATCATCATGCAGGCGACGCTGTTTTTTTCTGCCCTCTGGTTTTGGCTTACCGTCTTCAATCAGGACGGCAGGCATTCATGGCGGGCGGTCGTCGCGTTGCTGTTGACCGCTAAGCTGTTTTGTTTGATCGCCGTCCTGCTGACGTTTGCGCCGCGTGTGCTTTATGTTTCTGGCGCTATGGCACCCAACCCGGCGATGGCGTCTGATCTCGCCGACCAGCAGTTGGCAGGGCTGCTGATGATCACCGCCTGTCCCCTCACATATGTGCTCGCTGCGATTGTGCTCATTTATCGTTGGTTTCAGTCGCTGTGTGATTCCCGAAGTGACGTTGCTCAGTCGGCATTGGTTTCGGAAAACGTGTCATGA
- the ctaD gene encoding cytochrome c oxidase subunit I gives MTNTTEKQAALPNSLPRPPGEKEELLRIWETPSGWRWITAVNNTVVGLLYLGAAFAFFVLAGLLALVMRTQLAIPENDLVSQDLYNQIFTVHGTTMMFLFAVPAMEALGVLLLPQMLAARDLPFPRLSAFAVWAYIIGGGVFFSTVFYGLAPKGGWFMYPPLTLTEYSPGDNADFWLLGIGFIEISAIAGAIEIIVGILRTRPPGMSLDKLPIFGWSMLVFAGMIVVAFPAVILATMYLEIERSFGWPFFTAAQGGDPLLWQHLFWFFGHPEVYIIFLPAAGLVSMIVPTMARRPLIGYRLIVVALIATGFFSFGLWVHHMFATGIPSLSMAFFSAASMTVAVPSGIQIFSWIATIAAAKDRFRLTTPGLFVLGMLFIFTIGGLTGIMVAMVPFDWQAHDTYFIVAHLHYVLVGGMVFPLFATFYYWAPMLSTRMLSERLGKWCFWLIFIGFNVAFMPMHISGLLGMPRRIWTYSEASGWGPYNLISTLGAYLIGAGVLVFIVDLIRNFRVGQGGQLNPWQAGTLEWLSADLYSTRSIPQVSSREPLWTQPDLSEEVDSGQHYLPNAPTGARETLVTSVIEAKPQYVIQMPGNGWAHVLAAVFTAACFLLLTIKVVAPALVCGVLAILCGLAWVWELDKGPGKGPVDIGAGIELPVYVSGPIGHGWWAMVILMVVAGSLYLSYLFSYLYLWTVAPKVWPSDAGGLPDLKWPALSALLFTAGAAFFAVARRTLPAPGHPHLGTPLLVLLGALSSILAVYLAVGCHWQAGLRPTVSSYGAMVYTDGILTGQLVFTVLIMSLFVIARHFTGKLDRVRCATLENTALLVYYTAAQALVGLVVIHGFPRMIL, from the coding sequence GTGACCAACACCACTGAAAAACAGGCGGCACTGCCCAACAGCTTGCCGCGCCCGCCCGGTGAAAAGGAAGAGCTGTTGCGCATCTGGGAGACCCCGAGCGGCTGGCGCTGGATTACCGCGGTCAACAACACCGTCGTGGGCTTGCTGTATCTCGGCGCCGCCTTCGCCTTTTTTGTACTTGCAGGCCTCTTGGCCCTGGTGATGCGTACGCAGCTGGCCATACCCGAAAATGATCTGGTCAGTCAAGATCTCTACAATCAAATCTTCACCGTGCACGGCACCACGATGATGTTCCTGTTCGCGGTGCCGGCCATGGAGGCGCTCGGAGTGCTGTTGCTGCCCCAAATGCTGGCCGCAAGAGACCTGCCGTTTCCGCGCCTGAGCGCATTTGCCGTTTGGGCCTACATCATCGGCGGCGGGGTGTTCTTCTCGACAGTCTTCTACGGCCTGGCGCCCAAAGGCGGCTGGTTCATGTATCCGCCGTTGACGCTGACCGAATATTCGCCCGGCGACAACGCCGACTTCTGGCTGCTCGGCATCGGTTTCATCGAAATCTCCGCGATCGCCGGCGCCATCGAGATTATCGTCGGCATTTTGCGGACCCGCCCGCCCGGGATGTCGCTCGATAAGCTGCCCATTTTCGGCTGGTCGATGCTGGTCTTCGCCGGCATGATCGTGGTGGCGTTCCCGGCGGTCATTCTCGCGACGATGTATTTGGAAATCGAACGATCTTTCGGCTGGCCTTTTTTTACCGCCGCTCAGGGCGGCGATCCCTTGCTGTGGCAGCATTTATTCTGGTTTTTCGGTCACCCGGAAGTGTACATCATTTTCCTGCCGGCGGCCGGGCTGGTCTCGATGATTGTGCCGACCATGGCACGCAGGCCGCTGATCGGTTACCGGCTGATCGTCGTGGCCCTGATTGCGACCGGTTTCTTCAGTTTCGGCCTGTGGGTGCATCACATGTTCGCCACCGGCATCCCGTCGCTCAGCATGGCTTTTTTTTCGGCCGCGAGCATGACGGTCGCGGTACCGTCCGGTATCCAGATCTTTTCCTGGATCGCCACCATCGCCGCGGCCAAGGACCGGTTTCGGCTGACGACACCGGGGCTGTTCGTGCTGGGCATGCTGTTTATTTTTACGATCGGGGGGCTGACCGGCATCATGGTCGCGATGGTGCCGTTCGACTGGCAGGCGCATGATACCTATTTCATCGTCGCCCACCTGCATTATGTCCTGGTCGGCGGCATGGTCTTCCCGCTGTTCGCGACCTTTTATTACTGGGCGCCGATGCTCAGCACGCGGATGCTGTCCGAGCGCCTCGGAAAATGGTGTTTCTGGCTGATATTTATCGGCTTTAATGTCGCCTTCATGCCCATGCATATTTCCGGTTTGCTGGGCATGCCTCGCCGGATATGGACCTACTCCGAGGCGTCAGGCTGGGGACCTTATAATCTGATATCCACGCTAGGCGCTTATCTGATCGGCGCGGGAGTGCTCGTTTTCATCGTGGATCTGATACGCAATTTCCGAGTCGGACAGGGCGGACAGCTCAATCCCTGGCAAGCAGGAACCCTCGAATGGCTTTCTGCCGATCTATATTCCACGCGCTCCATTCCCCAGGTGAGCAGTCGAGAGCCCTTATGGACGCAGCCCGATCTGTCCGAAGAGGTCGACTCAGGCCAGCATTATTTGCCCAATGCTCCGACCGGCGCACGCGAGACCTTAGTCACCTCGGTCATCGAAGCCAAACCGCAGTACGTGATCCAGATGCCGGGCAACGGCTGGGCGCATGTGCTGGCGGCCGTGTTTACCGCGGCCTGTTTTCTGCTGTTGACCATCAAAGTGGTGGCGCCGGCTCTTGTTTGCGGAGTACTGGCGATCTTGTGTGGCCTAGCCTGGGTATGGGAGCTCGATAAAGGCCCCGGTAAAGGCCCGGTGGACATCGGCGCCGGTATCGAGCTTCCGGTTTATGTCTCCGGCCCGATAGGCCACGGCTGGTGGGCCATGGTGATTCTGATGGTCGTCGCCGGCTCGCTGTATTTATCCTACTTGTTTTCCTATCTTTATCTCTGGACCGTAGCGCCCAAGGTTTGGCCTTCCGATGCAGGAGGCCTGCCAGACCTTAAGTGGCCTGCCCTCAGCGCCCTGCTGTTTACTGCCGGCGCGGCATTTTTTGCGGTCGCAAGGAGAACGCTGCCGGCACCGGGTCACCCGCATTTAGGGACGCCGCTGCTGGTGCTGCTAGGCGCCCTCTCGAGTATCCTTGCCGTGTACTTGGCGGTCGGTTGCCACTGGCAGGCGGGACTCAGGCCCACCGTGTCGAGCTATGGGGCCATGGTCTACACGGATGGCATTTTAACCGGACAGCTCGTTTTTACCGTGCTGATTATGTCGTTGTTTGTGATCGCTCGGCACTTTACCGGCAAGCTCGACCGAGTACGTTGCGCTACGCTCGAAAACACCGCCTTGCTGGTTTATTACACTGCGGCGCAAGCGCTTGTCGGGCTCGTTGTGATTCATGGCTTTCCGAGAATGATTTTATGA